The window ATAGCGATTCTTGTCCAGCCAGAAAGTCCTAATTGTTTCAGTAAAACAAATGGCGATCGCACTTGCTCAAATGAGTATCTTTTTGAAAAAATAGATTTAATTTTATTTACAAATTGCTCTAAATAAGTGAAATATAAGTTTAGCATTTATCGAAAGATTAGTAATAAGTATATATAGCTTAATATTTGCCTTACATACTATCCTATTTAGACAAACAGAGAAATCGCAAAACCACTGATATTAATACAATACATTACATAAGTGGTTCTACAGAATCAGAAATACGTCATATGCTAATTCATTATTCAAAGTAGATAGAGACTGGTATAACCACTCAAACTTTTGTCAAACGAACTTTAATTTACATGAGAATCAGTATTATTTTCAGCCGGATAATGATCGTTGTATTTTTCTTGGTTGTAATAGTAAAGCGTACGAATTGGGTAAGGAATATTAATTTCAGCCCGATCGCACGCTCGTTTTAGTTCAACGATAACGCGGGTTCTTGTTTGACGTACCTGAATTTTCTGCGGCGCACTCCAGTAACGTACTACTAGCTCAATCGCACTATCACCAAAAGCAACAGCATCAACTTCAGGTGATGGACTTGGTAAAACACCTTTAACCTGTTTGACAGTTTCTAGAAATAAATCAATTGCACTTGTTAAATCAGTATTATAATCTACACCCACCTCCAAATCAGTCCGGCGATGTGGCATTGCAGTCAGTACTTGCACGGAACTTGTAAATACAATGGCATTGGGAATTAAAACGCGTTCTCCTTGATATGTTCTAATTTGAGTAGAGCGAATAGTAATATCTTCTACTGTTCCTTCTGAACCATTAACAATAATCTGATCTCCTAAACGAAAAGGCTCATTTAAAAGTAGCAAGACTCCTGCCAGAAAATTTTTGAAGATGTCTTGAAACGCAAAACCAAACGCTACTGAACCTAAACCAAGTAAGCCAATAATATCTCCCAAACGCAAATCAGGAAACGCTAGTACACAGGCAAAGAGAATACCAGCTACCCAAGTGGCTACATGAGTAATCTGCACGAGAAGCGATCGCAGCGATTGACTTTTTACTACCCGCTTAGTTGTGACATAAGTCATTCTCCGAGTCACATTAGCTGCGTAACGTGTTAAAAATAGAATGATGATTGCTGCTACAAATGCTGGCAGTGATTCAATAGCACTACCCAACAACTGCAATAAACTTGATTGTACTTCCTGGATCAGAGCATTCATAAACTAAATTTTAGCTAGCACTTAGGTCAACTTAATACTTAATTCCTCAAGCATTTTATCGCTTTGGGGAGTTATCAATGATGATTAAAGTTAACTCAAAATGCTTAAAGCTCAAAATAAGTTCCAATTCGTAGATGGGGCTATCATATATGCAAAGTTGGCACAGGTCACAATCTTAAAGCAGCCACAAGTGCAAAAGTGTTCTTGCTATCTTAGGAAAGTATGCACACAAGCTGAAGAATGTACGCGACAAAATCAAAACCATCTTGGGCAAATGCGATCGCGCAACCTGCAAAGGAATTTTCTCATACCAAGTTACCCATCTTATCCGGTGAAATCCCCGCTAATCTAAGTGGTACGCTGTATCGCAATGGTCCAGCCCGACTTGAACGTGGAAAGATGCGTATGGGACACTGGTTTGATGGCGATGGTGCAATCTTAGCAGTAAATTTTGCTGATACCGCAGCGACAGCTTTATATCGTTATGTCCAAACACAAGGTTATCAAGAAGAAGCCGCAGCAGGGCAACTGCTTTATGGTAACTATGGTATGGCAGCACCAGGACCATTTTGGAATCAGTGGTTCAAACCCATTAAAAACGCGGCAAATACCTCGGTGTTAGCACTTCCTGACAAACTGTTAGCACTTTGGGAAGGTGGTAATCCTCATGCGCTTGATTTAGAAAGTTTGGCAACACGGGGCTGTGACAACTTAGGAGGGTTGCAAGATAATTCACCTTATTCTGCTCATCCCAAAATTGATGCTCAAACCAAAGAAATTTTCAACTTTGGCATTACCCCTGGCTTAAATGCAACGCTACATCTCTACAAAAGCGATGCGACTGGCAAAATCTTGAAAAAAGCGACATATACTCTTAACGGTGTTCCGCTAGTACATGACTTTGTTTTAGCAGGAGAGTATTTAGTATTTTTTATACCTCCTGTACGACTCAATCCTTTACCAATTCTCATCGGCTTAAATAATTTTAGTGATTCGTTAGAATGGCAACCGCAACTTGGTACAGAATTTTTAGTGTTTGATCGAGATTTAGCACTAGTTTGTCAGGGTGAAACTGAAGCTTGGTATCAATGGCATTTCGCCAATGGTTATGTAGACGATCGCGGCAATATTATCGTCGATGTCATCCGCTATGAAGACTTTCAAACTAATCAATATCTCAAAGAAGTCGCCACGGGTGAAACCCACACAGTTGCTAAAAGCGCACTTTGGCAAATATGTCTCGATCCGCGATTGGGGAAAGTGACAGCTATAGAAAATATCCTAGATCGCCATTGTGAATTTCCTGTCATTCCGCCATACTTGATGGGCAAACAAGCACAGCAGATTTATCTTTCTATACATCGCCCAGGAATTGATCCGCGCCAAGAGATGTTTGGGGCGATCGCGCGTTTTGACTATCGAACTCAAGCATTAGCGATCGCTGATTGTGGTGAAAACCGCTACCCTACTGAACCAATTTATGTTCCCAATCCTGAAAATCCTGATCGCGGTTGGATTGTAACTGTTGTTTATGATGGTAATACTAATAGCAGTGAAGTTTGGATCTTTGGCGATCGCCTTACAGAAGCACCAATTTGTCGATTAGGATTGCCTAATGTTGTTCCAATGGGGTTTCACGGTACATGGAAACCTGCATCAAATTGATCCAAATAGCTGGGTGACTAAAGTCGCAGCTAATCCACGGAGGTGGACTAGGTAAAGTCAACAGGACTGACGACAGCAGCAATCTAAGCTGAACAGATGAAGTTCACTTAAGGAAGCTCACCAAACTTGTTACGAAGAAGCAGCTGGTAACTGTTCTGGTTGCAAAGTTAATTCTTGAGGCAAACCATTACGATTGACAGTAATTTGGAGTGTTTTACCTAAATTGGTTGCTTCTACAGAGTCTTGTACTTGGTCGGCATTTTGAATTTCTACTTGATTGATTTGAGTGATAATGTCACCTGGACGTAGACCAGCACGGGCTGCTGGAGAGTTGGGAGCAACGTCAACGCTTAAAACTCCTTGTTCTTGCTCAATTTTAAAACCAAGATTACTCTGATTAATTTCTTGCTGAATTTCTGGTGTCAGTTCAATTAATCGCACGCCAATGTATGGGTGTTCAACTCGACCAGTTGTAATTAACTGATTTGCTATTCTTTGGGCAGTGTTAATCGGAATAGCAAAGCCTAATCCTTGCGCTCCACCAATAATAGCAGTGTTCACTCCTACGACTTCGCCTTGAGCATTAAGCAAAGGTCCGCCAGAATTACCAGGATTGATTGCTGTATCGGTTTGCAGAAAATCAAGTCGTTTATCGTTGACACCGATATCTGAACCACTTCGTCCTGTAGCGCTAATAATTCCTTGAGTCACAGTATTATTTAAACCAAGAGGATTACCAATCGCAATCGCCCATTGCCCGACGACAATATTGTCAGAATTAGCTAGCTCAACTACAGGTAAGTTTGTTCCCTCGACATCAATAACTGCTACATCTGTGATAGGATCTGCACCGACAACTTTTCCAGCAAAACGCCGCCCATCTCTTAGCACAACTGATACTTCATCAGCATCTTCCACCACATGAGCGTTAGTGAGAATGCGACCATCTGGGCTAATAATAAATCCTGAACCAATACCTTGTTGAACTCGCTGTTCTGGGGGAAACAGTTCTTCACCAAAAAATCGTTCAATTAGCGGGTTACTAGCAGCAGGTACTTCAACTGTACGGGTAGCATCGATTCTGACAACTGCTGAGCCTACTTCTTGAACAACCTCGGCAACAAAGTTACCATTGTTCGGCTGAGCTACTTGTGAAGTAGGTGAAGGTTGGATTTGAGCATTTCTATTTTCTAGAGATTCGCATCCAGCGCTACCAATTACGAGCATTCCTAAATATAAAATGGGTTGTTTGAGAATTTGCTTAATTGTCTCCTTGTGCAAGTTGTTCAACTCCATAACTGTAAAACATACTAGTTCTAAAAACTGAGACAGAATTGAATTTATAACATTAGATCGTAATAGTGGAAAACTGGTGGAGATTAGCTAGGCTATGGCACTTATCACTAGCATCCAATACTTTGACTATATGTGTAGTAATACCAATTTTTTAAATGCTTGCCACAAATTAATCCCTGCGTCAGTCATCTATAGCGATCTTAAAGTGAATTGGTATAAGGCACGATCGCTTATTTATGTTGTTTAAGGTAGAGTGGACATTCAGTGCGCCCTCTCATTATTAGGTATTAGCAATTTTGAGGTAGATATGAGTTAGATCAAAAAAATAATTATTGATTCCATTTAGCAACTATCCAGAAAGATTCTGAGAGCAAGTAATTCTTTACTACTGGTTGAATTCAGAAGTAGTCTTAAATAAAATTTTTGTTGAATATTGCTATTGCAAATTGATGCAGTATCTAAAATTATATCCTATCTTAGGGACATTTCATAACTTCTTTAAGGAAAATATAAAAATTAGTGACGTATGTGTTGAAATACAAATAATTATTATTTTCGTTTCGGCATAGAGTAATTTTACTTTGCTTTGCTATAAGTTGTTTTTTATTTTCAAATTAAATCTTTACGCTATTAAGCTTAGGTATTATAGGAGATATATAAGATTACAACTAATATTTTATTTAATTTAAAGCTGCTTCTACTTGCTCAGCAAGTTTCAGAGGATTAAATGGTTTATTGAGTATACCCTTAACCCCCAAATCTATAAAACTTTGCCTCAAAAAGCGCCCTTTAGCTGTTAGTAAAATAACAGGAATAGTATTAGTGATTGTACTAGATTGAAGTTTTTTTAACGTAGTTAGCCCATCCTCGTCTGCCATCATAATATCTAAGAGAATTGCATCGGGTTGACGATCTTGGGCTAAGTGTAAGCCTTCACGACCTGAATGAGCAATTAGAACCTGCCATCCGCCCATAATTTCTAGGCAAGTTTGGATCAATTGTAAAATATCATCTTCATCATCAATAACTAAGATTCTCTTCTTTGTCATTGCGTTTTACCTTCTGCTCTAATTTATTAACTTAACAAGCGATCGCGCTTGTTGTTTTTCATATAGTCTTAATTCTTCCTCATCGTCTGTGTTTGTAAATCGAGAAGCCTGATAAATAAGTGCGCCAACTGCAAAAAGCGCAAATAGAAAGGCGATCGCCATCACGATACGAATTATAACGTTGCTAGGGCGAGGGTTTTGCATAAAATTTGATGGTTTTATTAGGGCAATTATGCCAGGACTGTTATTAAGTTGTTAGATTTAAAGTCATATAAACAGCATGCGGTTAATGCTGTCAAACTTGAGAAAAACCTAAGTATTGAGACTATTACGGTTCTTAAGATAAGGCGAAAAAGTGGAAAAATCGGGCAAAAAACGATGAAAGATAAACTTGTTACATCAACACAGAAAAGTAAGCCCAAGCTGTAGAATATGCTGAGAACGATGCGCCTTCACTTTAAGGGCTACAGCGTTGCTATGATTGCCGTAGCGATCGCTTTTCTGTTAACAAAACTTGTGTGGCGGCTAACCCAGCCTCATATTTACCCGTTGTTTCTCGCAGCGGTGATGGTGAGTTCTTGGTATGGTGGCATGAGGTCAGGTTTACTTGCCACTACTTTGTCTGCTGTACTATGCGATTATTTCTTTGTCCCCCCACTTTATACGCTACTACCTACCCAACAAGGAATAAGCGGGGTAATCCAATTTGGACTCGTAGCAGGACTTATTACCACTCTTAACACAAGACTGCGCTCAACTCAAAAACTAGCTCAACGCAATTATGAGCATCTACGTCAAAGCCAAGAAAGGCTGCGCCACAGCGAAGAACGCTATCGCATTTTAGTAGAAGGAGTGAGAGACTATGCAATCTTTATGCTCGACTCAAACGGCATTTTTGCGACTTGGAACGTCGGTTCAGAAAGGATATTAGGCTATCAGGAAGCAGAAATTATTGGGCAGCCTTTTGAACGGATTTTTACGCCAGAGGCAATACAGCAAGGCTTACCAGAACAAGTTTTGCAAAGAGCGATCGCCGCAGGTTTTTCGCGAGAAAATCGCTGGCACATTCGTAAGGATGGTACGCATTTTTGGACTCATTGTATTGTGACCGCGTTACGCGATGACAATGGAAATCTGCGGGGCTTTGCCAAAATTATGCAAGATATTACTCAGCGCAAACTCGCCGAGGAAGAACGCGAACAGTTATTGCTGCGCGAACAAGCCGCCCGCGCGGAAGCAGAAGCCGCCAACCGTGCTAAAGACGATTTTTTGGCAATCGTTTCACACGAACTGCGTACCCCAATGACGGCAATTATTGGTTGGGCAGGAATGTTGCAAACAGGGATGCTAGATAAAAATCGAGCGGCTTTAGCAATGGAGACAATTGAACGCCACGCTAACTTGCAAATGCAACTGATTGAAGATCTACTTGATATTTCCCGCATTGTCAGAGGAGATCTTGCACTCAATTTCGATAGAGTTGATTTGGTAACAGTCATTACCGCAGCCATCGAAGTTGTGCAACCAGCTGCTAATGAGAAAGCAATTGATTTAATGTTTATGCAAGAGTCAGAAGAAACCAGCGATCACTCACCCCTTGTTTGGGGTGACTCAGAACGCTTACAACAAGTCGTGTGGAACTTACTTTCTAATGCGATTAAGTTTACACCCCAAGGAGGAAAGGTAACAGTCAGATTGTCAGTAAAAATAAATGGAGAAACTGACCATTCCCTACTCCCTATTTCCTACTCCCCAAATTATGTTCAAATTCAAGTCAGCGACACAGGCATAGGTATTGATCGCGACTTTCTCCCCTATGTTTTTGATCGCTTTCGTCAGGCAGATAGCACGAGCGCCAGAACGAATAAAGGGTTGGGTTTAGGTTTAGCGATCGCGCGTCACCTAATCGAATTACACGGCGGCACTATTCAAGCAAATAGCCCAGGTATCGGACAAGGCGCAACGTTCGCGATTAACTTACCTTATCACACTATCCCACCAGAAAATTTTACCGTTACCAATTCAGAGCGAGCGCACTCTTATGTAGTTAGGGAGAATACCAAAACATTCAATAATCCGCCAAGGCTTAATGGCTTACGCGTACTAATTGCAGATGATGAACCTGATGCGCGGCAGTGGATTAGTGTCGTCCTTGATGAGGCTGGTGCAGAAGTGATTGCTGTTGCTTCCGTCGCTGAGGCACTTACGGCACTCGCGCAAAGACCAGATGTGTTAGTTAGTGATATTGGGATGCCAGGGGAAGACGGCTACACGCTAATGCGTAAAATTAGAGAATTGGGACCAGAAATGGGGGGAACAATTCCCGCCGTAGCCTTGACAGGATACGCTAGAGAAGAAGATTATACCAAGGCTTTAGCAGCAGGCTTTCAACTTCATGTTGCTAAACCAATCAGGGCAGCTGAGTTAATTGCTGTTGTTGCTAGCCTGGCGAGGACGGCTGGGAAGTTCTAAATGAGAGCGTTTTGTTACTAGTTTATGCTTCTGAGCATCGGCTAACACACATATAGAGATCGAGAAGGCATTGCTTTTGATAGATGTTTGCCCCAGTTAAAAATCTTTCAGTTAAATTAAAAAGCTTTTGTTCCTAGAGATAATTCTTCTAGAAGTAGACAGTTGCTATGAAAATTCTTGTAGTTGAAGACGATAGTTCAATCGCTCAATCTATTGCAGCAACACTTGCACAACAGCAGCATTGTCTTGTTGATGTTGCCACTGACGGTCAAGAAGGTTGGGAACTAGCAGTCGCATTCAACTACGATTTGATTCTGCTTGATGTAATGTTGCCCAAGCTAGACGGCGTAAGTTTGTGTCGGCAACTCAGGCAAAAAGGTGAGCAAATACCAATTCTCATGCTAACAGCAAAAGATACTAGCACTGATAAAGTCATAGGTTTGGATGCTGGTGCAGATGATTATGTTGTCAAACCGTTTGATTTTCCAGAATTGTTTGCTCGCGTCCGCGCTTTGTTACGTCGGGGATGTTCTACGCTACCTCCAGTGTTGCAATGGGGTGAGTTGCGCCTCGATCCAAGTAGCTGTGAAGTGACGTACAAAGAGCAAGTTTTGCATTTAACTCCAAAAGAGTATGCGGTATTAGCGTTGTTTCTCCGCGACACTCGGCGGACATTTAGTCGGGGTGCGATCGTCGATCGCCTGTGGAATTTAGAAGATCCGCCGCAAGAAGATACGATCAAGTCTTACATCAAAAGCTTGCGTCAAAAACTTAAGACCGCAGGTGCACCTAGTGATTTTATCGAAACCGTTTACGGTTTAGGCTATCGCCTGAACCCACTATGGCAAGATTCGCATCCAGAACCAACAGTGTCCGATTTGAACGAGATGCAAAAAGAAATTTTGTCAGCAGTAACTAAGTTCAGGGAAGTTTTTACCGCAGGAATGAGCGATCGCCTCGCAGTGATCAAGCAAGCAGTGGAAGCTTTATGTTCTGATACGCTGAGTCTTCAACTGCGATCGCAGGCTGTTCTAGAGGCGCATAAACTTGCAGGTGCTTTAGGTAGTTTTGGTTTCGCTCAAGCTTCACAACTGGCTCAGGAAATTGAGTTTTTGTTAGAAGCTAAAGATATTAATAACTTCACTCACTGTCTGCGGCTATGTCAACTTCTAGAAGCATTAGAAGAGGAAACAAAACAAAACCCAGATAAGTTAATTATGAGTAAACTATCTATCAGTCAACGAAATTCTAAAGATATTTAAGCACGATAAATATAACTCTTCTTTTGTTAAGATATATACCCTTAAAGATAGATGACAATAAATAATTATTAACTGTGGTTTTTGCTTTAAAAGCTAATATGTTTGTGCTGGTAAGGAAGCCGCAAGGCAAGCCTTTGACAAAAGCCTCCACTAGTTTTCCACTATTAAAGTTTAATTTCAGCACATAGCTAGTTTGTTCAGCAACTGATGCTCTAAAAACTGAGTTGTACATCTTTAGAGCTTGGTTTTGCATTAATCAAAGTCTGAATAAACAAAGCTTAGCTAAAACATAATAAAAGCGAACACTGGATGGATAGTTTATTTCAGCGATCGTCTTCTTTAAGTGCTATTTTACTGATTTTTGGAGTATTAGTTGGTGCTGTAAGTCTCAACACAGCTTCTGAACCTGCTTTTGCACAATCTTCTGGAACTCCAACTCCGTCACCTGTTCAAGGCACAGCTACTAACTTTTCTGATGTTGCGGCTAACTATTGGGCGCAACCATTTATCCAAGCGCTAGCTGCTAGAAATATCATTGCTGGCTTTCCTGATGGCACTTTCAAACCAGAACAACCAGTACAACGGGCTGAGTTTGCAGCAATGATTCAGAAAGCTTTTAATCAAAACCGCGTGCGCCAGTTAGAAGGCTCTGGATTTACCGATGTCCCAACCGACTATTGGGCGACAGCTGCGATTGAGGAAGCATACGAAACAGGGTTTATGGGAGGCTTCCCTGGAGGAGA of the Gloeocapsopsis sp. IPPAS B-1203 genome contains:
- a CDS encoding mechanosensitive ion channel family protein, with the translated sequence MNALIQEVQSSLLQLLGSAIESLPAFVAAIIILFLTRYAANVTRRMTYVTTKRVVKSQSLRSLLVQITHVATWVAGILFACVLAFPDLRLGDIIGLLGLGSVAFGFAFQDIFKNFLAGVLLLLNEPFRLGDQIIVNGSEGTVEDITIRSTQIRTYQGERVLIPNAIVFTSSVQVLTAMPHRRTDLEVGVDYNTDLTSAIDLFLETVKQVKGVLPSPSPEVDAVAFGDSAIELVVRYWSAPQKIQVRQTRTRVIVELKRACDRAEINIPYPIRTLYYYNQEKYNDHYPAENNTDSHVN
- a CDS encoding carotenoid oxygenase family protein, yielding MYATKSKPSWANAIAQPAKEFSHTKLPILSGEIPANLSGTLYRNGPARLERGKMRMGHWFDGDGAILAVNFADTAATALYRYVQTQGYQEEAAAGQLLYGNYGMAAPGPFWNQWFKPIKNAANTSVLALPDKLLALWEGGNPHALDLESLATRGCDNLGGLQDNSPYSAHPKIDAQTKEIFNFGITPGLNATLHLYKSDATGKILKKATYTLNGVPLVHDFVLAGEYLVFFIPPVRLNPLPILIGLNNFSDSLEWQPQLGTEFLVFDRDLALVCQGETEAWYQWHFANGYVDDRGNIIVDVIRYEDFQTNQYLKEVATGETHTVAKSALWQICLDPRLGKVTAIENILDRHCEFPVIPPYLMGKQAQQIYLSIHRPGIDPRQEMFGAIARFDYRTQALAIADCGENRYPTEPIYVPNPENPDRGWIVTVVYDGNTNSSEVWIFGDRLTEAPICRLGLPNVVPMGFHGTWKPASN
- a CDS encoding HhoA/HhoB/HtrA family serine endopeptidase, which gives rise to MELNNLHKETIKQILKQPILYLGMLVIGSAGCESLENRNAQIQPSPTSQVAQPNNGNFVAEVVQEVGSAVVRIDATRTVEVPAASNPLIERFFGEELFPPEQRVQQGIGSGFIISPDGRILTNAHVVEDADEVSVVLRDGRRFAGKVVGADPITDVAVIDVEGTNLPVVELANSDNIVVGQWAIAIGNPLGLNNTVTQGIISATGRSGSDIGVNDKRLDFLQTDTAINPGNSGGPLLNAQGEVVGVNTAIIGGAQGLGFAIPINTAQRIANQLITTGRVEHPYIGVRLIELTPEIQQEINQSNLGFKIEQEQGVLSVDVAPNSPAARAGLRPGDIITQINQVEIQNADQVQDSVEATNLGKTLQITVNRNGLPQELTLQPEQLPAASS
- a CDS encoding response regulator, with the protein product MTKKRILVIDDEDDILQLIQTCLEIMGGWQVLIAHSGREGLHLAQDRQPDAILLDIMMADEDGLTTLKKLQSSTITNTIPVILLTAKGRFLRQSFIDLGVKGILNKPFNPLKLAEQVEAALN
- a CDS encoding ATP-binding protein, giving the protein MLRTMRLHFKGYSVAMIAVAIAFLLTKLVWRLTQPHIYPLFLAAVMVSSWYGGMRSGLLATTLSAVLCDYFFVPPLYTLLPTQQGISGVIQFGLVAGLITTLNTRLRSTQKLAQRNYEHLRQSQERLRHSEERYRILVEGVRDYAIFMLDSNGIFATWNVGSERILGYQEAEIIGQPFERIFTPEAIQQGLPEQVLQRAIAAGFSRENRWHIRKDGTHFWTHCIVTALRDDNGNLRGFAKIMQDITQRKLAEEEREQLLLREQAARAEAEAANRAKDDFLAIVSHELRTPMTAIIGWAGMLQTGMLDKNRAALAMETIERHANLQMQLIEDLLDISRIVRGDLALNFDRVDLVTVITAAIEVVQPAANEKAIDLMFMQESEETSDHSPLVWGDSERLQQVVWNLLSNAIKFTPQGGKVTVRLSVKINGETDHSLLPISYSPNYVQIQVSDTGIGIDRDFLPYVFDRFRQADSTSARTNKGLGLGLAIARHLIELHGGTIQANSPGIGQGATFAINLPYHTIPPENFTVTNSERAHSYVVRENTKTFNNPPRLNGLRVLIADDEPDARQWISVVLDEAGAEVIAVASVAEALTALAQRPDVLVSDIGMPGEDGYTLMRKIRELGPEMGGTIPAVALTGYAREEDYTKALAAGFQLHVAKPIRAAELIAVVASLARTAGKF
- a CDS encoding response regulator: MKILVVEDDSSIAQSIAATLAQQQHCLVDVATDGQEGWELAVAFNYDLILLDVMLPKLDGVSLCRQLRQKGEQIPILMLTAKDTSTDKVIGLDAGADDYVVKPFDFPELFARVRALLRRGCSTLPPVLQWGELRLDPSSCEVTYKEQVLHLTPKEYAVLALFLRDTRRTFSRGAIVDRLWNLEDPPQEDTIKSYIKSLRQKLKTAGAPSDFIETVYGLGYRLNPLWQDSHPEPTVSDLNEMQKEILSAVTKFREVFTAGMSDRLAVIKQAVEALCSDTLSLQLRSQAVLEAHKLAGALGSFGFAQASQLAQEIEFLLEAKDINNFTHCLRLCQLLEALEEETKQNPDKLIMSKLSISQRNSKDI